A section of the Thermococcus sp. 21S7 genome encodes:
- the asd gene encoding aspartate-semialdehyde dehydrogenase, whose product MNVAVLGATGMVGRTFVRLLAGHPWFRLEKLVASERSAGRRYGELVDDSPEEFRDIEVVSLKEFLKDPDVGLVFNALPASLSLEVEERLAEEIPVFTNARAHRYDEDVPILVPEVNPGHLKLIETQREKRGWDGFIVTNPNCSTAVLTVSLAPLMEFGIGRVHVATMQAISGAGFSGLSALAIQDNVVPLIRGEEWKIETESRKILGRLRGEGIEPAPFEVSAIATRVPVLHGHTEAVFIELERGSADEIRGAFESFDPLAKFGLPSYERPLVYTNVPQPRLHRDRGRGFTVTVGRLEGSGSFFKYVVTGHNLVRGAAGGSLLNAELAKRLGYI is encoded by the coding sequence ATGAACGTCGCCGTTCTTGGGGCAACTGGCATGGTCGGGAGGACTTTCGTGAGGCTCCTCGCGGGACATCCCTGGTTCAGGCTTGAGAAGCTGGTCGCGTCGGAGCGCTCGGCAGGAAGGCGCTACGGCGAACTCGTTGACGACTCCCCAGAGGAGTTCAGGGACATCGAGGTCGTCTCCCTGAAGGAGTTCCTCAAAGACCCGGACGTGGGGCTCGTCTTCAACGCCCTGCCCGCTTCCCTCTCCCTGGAAGTCGAGGAGAGGCTCGCCGAGGAAATTCCCGTTTTCACCAACGCCAGGGCCCACCGCTACGACGAGGACGTGCCCATACTCGTCCCTGAGGTCAACCCCGGGCATCTGAAGCTCATCGAGACCCAGCGTGAAAAGAGGGGCTGGGACGGCTTCATAGTTACGAACCCGAACTGCTCCACTGCGGTCTTAACCGTCTCCCTCGCTCCGCTCATGGAGTTTGGAATCGGACGGGTTCACGTGGCCACGATGCAGGCCATCAGCGGCGCGGGCTTCTCGGGCCTCTCTGCCCTCGCTATACAGGACAACGTGGTTCCACTCATACGCGGTGAGGAGTGGAAGATTGAGACCGAGAGCAGGAAAATCCTCGGACGTTTGAGAGGGGAGGGGATAGAACCGGCACCCTTTGAGGTGTCCGCGATAGCGACGCGCGTCCCGGTTCTGCACGGGCACACCGAGGCAGTCTTCATAGAGCTTGAGCGCGGAAGTGCCGATGAAATCAGGGGGGCCTTCGAGTCGTTCGATCCCCTCGCGAAGTTTGGCCTCCCAAGCTACGAGAGGCCGCTCGTCTACACCAACGTTCCCCAGCCGCGGCTCCACAGGGACAGGGGACGGGGTTTTACTGTGACCGTCGGGAGGCTGGAGGGGAGCGGTTCATTCTTCAAGTACGTGGTTACGGGCCATAACCTCGTCCGCGGGGCGGCCGGGGGATCGCTCCTCAACGCGGAGCTCGCGAAGAGGCTCGGCTACATCTAA
- a CDS encoding homoserine kinase, translating to MRLRVHATIANFGPGFDVFGVGIGEPYDELTFRESDEWEVRVKGFDVPSDGRNVALVSAKALASLLGEEVALRMELRKGIRPGGGLGSSGASSLAGALAVAKVLGVEDEDLILRAAMEGERYASGSAHGDNVVPAYYGDFTVIESTGPLRVWRIPVNFDIVVVLPLLEIPTREARAVLPERIPLGCAVRALSLASSLVLALKERDLPAVGRLLDDPIALPYRRKLMPWYDGVRKAALEAGAYGLSVSGSGPAVFALGDNPEEIGMAVAETLAEMGVDSEVYVTKAGIGAVW from the coding sequence ATGCGCCTTCGAGTCCATGCGACCATAGCGAACTTTGGACCTGGTTTCGATGTATTCGGAGTCGGCATAGGAGAGCCCTACGATGAGCTGACCTTCAGGGAATCCGACGAGTGGGAGGTGAGGGTTAAGGGCTTCGATGTTCCCTCCGATGGAAGAAACGTTGCGCTCGTCTCAGCGAAGGCCCTCGCCTCGCTCCTGGGGGAAGAGGTTGCCCTCAGGATGGAGCTTCGGAAGGGGATACGGCCAGGGGGCGGCCTCGGAAGCTCCGGGGCCTCGTCCCTGGCTGGGGCACTGGCGGTGGCCAAGGTTCTCGGCGTCGAGGATGAAGACCTCATACTCCGGGCGGCGATGGAGGGGGAGAGGTACGCCTCGGGTAGCGCTCACGGTGACAACGTTGTTCCCGCATACTACGGCGATTTCACTGTTATAGAGTCGACCGGGCCCCTTCGGGTCTGGAGGATCCCCGTGAATTTTGACATCGTCGTTGTTCTTCCCCTGCTTGAGATTCCAACCAGGGAGGCCAGGGCAGTTCTCCCCGAGAGGATTCCACTGGGGTGCGCTGTTAGAGCCCTTTCGCTCGCCAGCTCCCTTGTTCTAGCTTTGAAAGAGCGCGATTTACCCGCCGTGGGCAGACTCCTGGACGACCCGATAGCCCTGCCGTACAGAAGGAAGCTCATGCCCTGGTACGATGGGGTCAGGAAAGCCGCGCTTGAAGCCGGCGCCTATGGGCTCTCGGTCTCTGGCTCGGGTCCTGCGGTGTTCGCTCTGGGGGATAATCCAGAGGAGATAGGGATGGCGGTTGCAGAGACCCTTGCCGAGATGGGAGTCGATTCGGAGGTTTACGTTACGAAAGCCGGAATTGGGGCGGTCTGGTAG